The Candidatus Thorarchaeota archaeon genome contains a region encoding:
- a CDS encoding ABC transporter permease produces the protein MKNVKNDQGATSHVSEYGLWGRLLPILQTVFVLTVIACSLISLVGPIISFVISVLGYTIGIPAVLTGWPLQAFILIILGFIGFGNAKAMSSYESFAYSSTLQMNLLSAAVLITIGPLGWTLAPVSVLLVVPMFHKNLKPLWYAEFREDMGPRMKELRYSLHLVRKSPLVVVGILIILVFVGIAVLAPFIAPYGPEERVWTDPKAPPGAVSNSPKFSQRYVERINNTAPLYLPNETYIQFTVTPEEVRLLEELPNVYMSLSVRGTNETYYAQIYAAVYDVGRAQLLSMTPEQRALHRIAEKYDTNTLRTTVTLKDDSRDYTWHYWLNVSHPAMPWNLTGALVLRYNHYYPIHIWGADENGGDIFSRIVWAAQVDLRLSVTIVVVAVVIGAMIGAVAGYYGGKIDELMMRVTDIFFAFPGLILAMAIVMALGQRNLENISLALMVTWWPVYARLVRGQVLTEREKLYVEAARSVGASDMRILLVHILPNTFQPLIVQATLDTGGVLLTAAGLSFIGFGAQAGVAEWGLMISTGQLYLTEAPWMSLYPGLAILMTALSFNLVGDGIRDIFDPKLRRR, from the coding sequence ATGAAAAACGTGAAGAATGACCAAGGTGCGACCTCTCATGTCTCTGAATATGGGTTATGGGGAAGACTCCTTCCGATACTGCAGACTGTGTTTGTCTTGACTGTCATTGCTTGTTCACTGATTTCGCTCGTGGGGCCCATAATCAGCTTCGTAATCTCTGTACTCGGATACACCATAGGCATTCCAGCAGTCTTGACTGGTTGGCCTCTGCAAGCATTCATTCTCATAATACTTGGCTTCATTGGCTTTGGCAACGCCAAGGCCATGTCTAGCTACGAGTCTTTTGCTTACTCCTCCACACTGCAGATGAACCTGCTGAGTGCAGCTGTTCTCATTACGATCGGTCCCTTGGGCTGGACACTGGCTCCAGTGTCCGTACTTCTGGTTGTCCCCATGTTTCACAAGAACCTCAAGCCCCTCTGGTACGCAGAGTTCAGGGAGGACATGGGGCCCCGAATGAAAGAGCTGAGGTATAGCCTTCACCTGGTCCGCAAGAGCCCGCTTGTCGTCGTCGGTATTCTCATCATACTTGTGTTCGTGGGGATCGCAGTACTGGCTCCGTTCATTGCACCTTATGGCCCAGAGGAGCGAGTCTGGACGGACCCCAAGGCTCCCCCCGGTGCAGTGTCTAATTCTCCCAAGTTCTCCCAGAGATACGTCGAGCGGATAAACAACACGGCTCCGCTGTACCTGCCGAACGAGACCTACATTCAATTCACTGTGACACCTGAGGAAGTTCGACTCCTCGAAGAACTCCCGAATGTGTACATGTCTCTGTCCGTGCGTGGGACAAATGAAACATACTATGCGCAGATTTATGCTGCCGTATACGATGTTGGGCGGGCACAGCTCCTCTCCATGACCCCTGAGCAGAGAGCCCTCCATAGAATCGCCGAGAAGTACGATACCAACACACTTAGAACAACAGTCACTCTCAAAGACGATTCCCGTGACTATACCTGGCACTACTGGTTGAACGTCAGTCATCCTGCGATGCCTTGGAACCTCACAGGTGCACTGGTATTGAGATACAACCACTACTATCCGATTCACATCTGGGGTGCCGACGAGAACGGTGGTGACATCTTCAGCAGGATTGTCTGGGCCGCGCAGGTCGACCTTAGACTATCCGTGACCATAGTCGTCGTGGCCGTAGTGATAGGTGCGATGATAGGAGCCGTCGCAGGATACTACGGTGGAAAGATAGACGAGCTGATGATGAGGGTCACGGACATATTCTTCGCATTTCCAGGCCTGATACTCGCGATGGCCATTGTGATGGCACTGGGACAACGAAACCTGGAGAACATATCTTTGGCTCTAATGGTGACATGGTGGCCCGTTTATGCAAGACTTGTGCGGGGGCAAGTGCTTACGGAGCGTGAGAAGCTCTACGTTGAGGCCGCGCGGTCGGTCGGAGCCAGCGATATGAGGATTCTGCTTGTTCACATCCTTCCTAACACATTCCAGCCTCTGATAGTGCAGGCCACCCTAGACACTGGTGGAGTACTGCTGACTGCTGCAGGCCTGTCATTCATAGGTTTTGGAGCACAGGCTGGAGTCGCTGAATGGGGGTTGATGATTTCCACAGGACAGCTGTACCTCACTGAGGCTCCATGGATGTCCCTCTATCCGGGTCTTGCCATTCTCATGACTGCGCTCTCTTTCAATCTGGTAGGAGATGGAATAAGGGACATATTTGATCCCAAGCTCAGACGGAGGTAG
- a CDS encoding ABC transporter ATP-binding protein, which yields MTIAQSELALKVKGLRMNFYTYEGVVKALDGVEIRLKRGDTMGIVGETGCGKSVTAKCILRLIEPPGRIEGGQVLIYDTDPQTGKVVERDILKLTTEEMLDIRGNRISIVFQDPATYPNPVFRVGDQIAEVVLLHQDLRRDALQLKIDELRGMLSAAEGDATQVGEHKDSCESGEPVRARSLSPEKMAKIREQIAKYESMLENPPKPDKKYAKKAAMRRAIEMLRMVKMPSPDRVAMQYPHELSGGMRQRALIAMALASNPLLLICDEATTALDVTVQAQVLNLLNELKKEIGSSIMIITHDLGVVAETCNSVTVMYAGNTVESASTKELFENPVHPYTIGLLQAIPKLHENKERLDQILGTVPNLINPPSGCRFHPRCEYATAECSGVKPELKEVRPGHWVACYHPQGRVGGE from the coding sequence ATGACAATAGCACAGAGTGAACTTGCCCTGAAAGTGAAAGGACTTCGTATGAACTTCTACACGTACGAAGGTGTTGTGAAAGCGCTCGACGGAGTCGAGATACGCCTCAAACGTGGTGACACAATGGGCATCGTGGGAGAGACTGGCTGTGGCAAGTCTGTCACTGCCAAGTGTATCCTTCGTCTGATAGAGCCGCCCGGACGAATAGAGGGCGGCCAGGTCCTGATATACGACACCGACCCTCAGACCGGAAAGGTTGTGGAACGAGACATTCTGAAGCTGACAACCGAGGAGATGCTCGATATCAGGGGCAACCGCATCAGTATCGTCTTTCAGGACCCTGCCACCTACCCGAACCCGGTCTTCCGTGTAGGCGACCAGATAGCAGAGGTTGTCCTTCTGCACCAAGATCTTCGGAGAGATGCACTTCAGCTGAAGATTGACGAGCTGCGAGGAATGCTGTCTGCAGCAGAAGGCGATGCAACACAGGTTGGTGAGCACAAAGACTCATGCGAGTCAGGGGAACCCGTGAGAGCAAGGAGCCTGTCTCCAGAGAAGATGGCGAAGATACGAGAGCAGATTGCCAAATACGAGTCGATGCTTGAGAATCCTCCAAAGCCTGACAAGAAGTACGCCAAGAAGGCGGCCATGCGTCGAGCAATAGAGATGCTGCGGATGGTTAAGATGCCCTCTCCCGACAGGGTAGCAATGCAGTATCCCCACGAGCTCTCCGGAGGTATGCGCCAGAGAGCGCTAATCGCCATGGCCTTGGCGAGCAACCCCTTACTCTTGATCTGTGACGAGGCTACGACGGCACTGGATGTGACTGTCCAAGCTCAGGTCCTCAATCTGCTTAACGAACTCAAGAAAGAGATTGGCAGCTCAATCATGATAATCACGCATGACCTCGGTGTCGTGGCGGAGACGTGCAACTCGGTCACTGTGATGTATGCGGGCAACACAGTCGAGAGTGCCTCTACGAAGGAGCTGTTCGAGAATCCTGTACATCCATACACAATTGGGCTGCTCCAGGCAATACCCAAGCTCCATGAGAACAAGGAGCGGTTGGACCAGATTCTGGGCACGGTGCCCAATCTAATCAACCCTCCTTCAGGCTGCAGATTTCACCCTCGGTGTGAATATGCCACAGCAGAGTGCTCCGGGGTCAAACCGGAACTGAAGGAGGTGCGCCCCGGTCACTGGGTCGCGTGCTACCATCCTCAAGGCAGAGTCGGAGGCGAATGA